GACTTTAGCGAGCTTAAAGATATTGTAAAGGAGCTTGCAGTTGCTCAGAAACGAACCGAGGCAAGAGTTGAGGAGCTTGCAGTTGCCCAGAAGAAATCAGAAGAAAGGCTTACAAGGGTTGAAGTAGCAATTGAGGAGCTTGCAGTTGCCCAGAAGAAATCAGAAGAAAGGCTTACAAGGGTTGAAGTAGCAATTGAGGAGCTTGCCGCTGCCCAAAAACGAACCGAGGCAAGAGTTGAGGAGCTTGCAGTTGCCCAGAAGAAATCAGAAGAAAGGCTTACAAGGGTTGAAGTAGCAATTGAGGAGCTTGCCGCTGCCCAAAAACGAACAGAGGCAAGAGTTGAGGAGCTTGCAGTTGCCCAAAAACGAACAGAGGCAAGAGTTGAGGAGCTTGCAGTGGCTCAAAAGAAAACAGAGATAGAAATCCAGAAACTTACAGAAAAAGTTGAGGATCTTACAGAAGGTTTAAAAGAAACCAGAGGAGAGTTGGGGGGATTATCAAGGAGTATGTCTTATGCCTTTGAAAATGAAGCATATAGAATGCTCCCTGGGTTATTAAAGACAAATTATGGTATTGAGATGACCGCGAAGATAATAAGAACAAAGATAAAGGGGAAGGAGATAAATCTATTTGGAAGGGCCAGAAGAAATGGCAATGATGTCCTGATTGTAGGAGAGGCAAAATTAAGGCTTGAGAAGAAAAAACACGAAAAGAAGGATGTCTTTGAGGAACTAAAAAAGAAAGTAGAAGCAGTAGAAAAGACTTATAAAGAAGAAATAGTAAAAATACTAATAACCCATTATGGAGAACCAAATCTTATTGAAGAAGCAAGACGAAAAGGGATAATTGTTATTCAAAGCTTCGAGTGGTAGTCAAATAATAGTGGAAATACCATCTTGGAAGGTGTGGCTTGGTGGCCGGGCCCCTTTCTGAAGGGCTCACTCTACCTGCCGTTCAACGTAAGTAGGCCCCCAAGTGGTCTGTCACGTGTGATTTGACCTGTTCGTCTCTTAGAGAAGCAATCCCCCCTCACCTTAATCCTCTCCCCTTAGGGGAGAGGGTCAGGGTGAGGGGGCAAAAGAGGCTTTACCCACAATTTCAAGCGTGACAGAGCACTAGTGATAAAAGAAAGAGGTGATATATGTTGTATGCCGTCGTGGAAGAAGGAGGAAAACAGTACCGAGTGGAAGAGGGCGACCGAATCCGGGTGGATCGGATTAATTGTCCTCTGGGAGAGAGGGTAGAATTGGACCATGTCTTGCTAATAGCTGATAAAGACCATCTTCACCTTGGGCAGAAACTTAGCTCGGCCAGGGTTACGGCCGAGGTGGTGGAACAATCAAAGGGCAAAAAGATTACTGTCTTTAAGTTCAAGAAGAGGAAAAACTACAAGCTCAAGCGTGGTCATCGTCAACCCTATACCTGGCTTCTTATTCGAGAGATACAACCTGGTCTGCAATGATTAAGGTTTACTTTGATCGAGATGCCCAGGGAAGGATTGTGGCCTTTGAGACAAAAGGTCATGCCCTCTATGCTGAGCCAGGGCGAGATATTGTTTGTGCCGCTGTATCAGCCCTCCTCCAGAATGTGGTGGTAGGTCTTAAGCAATATCTTGGCTTAGAAATCGACCACCAGAAAAATAAAGGTTGGATGAGGGTCTCTATTAGAGGGTTTAAGGGTAAGGAGAAAGAGGCGGCCGCTCTCTTGGAAACAATGGCCTTAAGTC
This region of bacterium genomic DNA includes:
- the rplU gene encoding 50S ribosomal protein L21 codes for the protein MLYAVVEEGGKQYRVEEGDRIRVDRINCPLGERVELDHVLLIADKDHLHLGQKLSSARVTAEVVEQSKGKKITVFKFKKRKNYKLKRGHRQPYTWLLIREIQPGLQ
- a CDS encoding ribosomal-processing cysteine protease Prp gives rise to the protein MIKVYFDRDAQGRIVAFETKGHALYAEPGRDIVCAAVSALLQNVVVGLKQYLGLEIDHQKNKGWMRVSIRGFKGKEKEAAALLETMALSLRAIAGEERYQGYVKVYGSDERGEFI